The Apodemus sylvaticus chromosome 22, mApoSyl1.1, whole genome shotgun sequence genome includes a region encoding these proteins:
- the LOC127672555 gene encoding CD209 antigen-like protein D isoform X4 encodes MSRKCALGENKSCALSQSQALAIAVTMSDSTESKQLGTPEDEECLMSGTGYSVASSQLRTKFGIKSLAECMKQRHKPLALQLFSFLFLAGFLLIILVLVSKVPSSEVQDKIYQELLQLKAEVHDGLCQPCPRDWTFFNVSCYFFSKSQRNWHNSITACQELGAQLVIVETDEEQTFLQQTSKARGASWMGLSDLHNEATWHWVDGSPLSPSFTRYWNKGEPNNYGDEEDCVEFSGNGWNDLKCDTLIFWICKKVSTSSCTTK; translated from the exons ATGTCTAGGAAGTGTGCATTAGGGGAAAACAAAAGCTGTGCTCTCTCACAATCCCAGGCACTAGCAATAGCAGTAACCATGAGTGACTCCACGGAATCAAAGCAACTGGGCACTCCAG AGGATGAAGAGTGTTTGATGAGTGGTACCGGGTATTCTGTTGCCAGCTCTCAATTACGAACAAAATTTGGAATCAAGAGTTTGGCAG AGTGTATGAAGCAGAGACACAAGCCCCTGGCCCTGCAGCTATTCTCCTTCCTGTTCTTGGCTGGGTTTCTGCTGATCATTCTTGTCCTAG TCTCAAAGGTCCCCAGCTCAGAGGTTCAGGACAAAATCTACCAGGAGCTCCTGCAGCTGAAGGCTGAAGTTCATG ACGGCTTGTGCCAACCCTGCCCCAGGGACTGGACATTCTTCAATGTAAGCTGTTACTTCTTCTCCAAGTCCCAAAGAAATTGGCACAACTCCATCACTGCCTGCCAGGAACTGGGGGCCCAGTTGGTCATCGTAGAGACTGATGAGGAGCAG ACCTTCCTGCAGCAGACTTCTAAGGCTAGAGGAGCAAGCTGGATGGGTCTCTCAGACCTGCACAATGAAGCCACGTGGCACTGGGTAGATGGCTCACCTCTGTCACCCAG CTTTACACGGTATTGGAATAAAGGAGAGCCCAACAATTACGGTGATGAAGAAGACTGTGTAGAGTTCTCTGGGAATGGCTGGAATGATCTCAAATGTGATACCCTCATTTTCTGGATCTGTAAGAAAGTTTCAACCTCATCATGCACCACCAAATGA